One Natronomonas moolapensis 8.8.11 genomic region harbors:
- the tnpA gene encoding IS200/IS605-like element ISNamo18 family transposase, whose translation MKTTRHATYNLNYHIVWIPKYRRSVLVGDVATRVREILHEIADEKGLEIIDLTIQPNHIHLFVSSPPKHAPSLLANWFKGISSRKYNHRHADHDSEKIKWARGYYAGTAGHVSSETVEKYIQRCQNS comes from the coding sequence ATGAAGACCACACGGCACGCAACGTACAACCTCAACTACCACATAGTGTGGATACCGAAGTACCGTCGGTCGGTACTCGTTGGTGACGTTGCAACCCGTGTGCGAGAAATCCTCCACGAAATCGCTGACGAGAAGGGGTTGGAGATTATCGACCTCACTATCCAACCCAACCACATCCACCTGTTCGTCAGTAGCCCGCCGAAGCACGCTCCGTCACTTCTCGCCAACTGGTTCAAAGGCATCAGCTCGCGGAAATACAACCACCGCCACGCCGACCACGACAGCGAGAAAATCAAGTGGGCGCGGGGCTACTACGCGGGAACAGCAGGACACGTTTCGAGTGAGACTGTCGAGAAGTACATCCAGCGTTGCCAGAACTCATGA